Proteins co-encoded in one Neofelis nebulosa isolate mNeoNeb1 chromosome 2, mNeoNeb1.pri, whole genome shotgun sequence genomic window:
- the HEYL gene encoding hairy/enhancer-of-split related with YRPW motif-like protein: MKRPREPSGSDSESDGPIDVGREGELSQMARPLSTPSPSQMQARKKRRGIIEKRRRDRINSSLSELRRLVPTAFEKQGSSKLEKAEVLQMTVDHLKMLHATGGTGFFDARALAVDFRSIGFRECLTEVIRYLGVLEGPSSRADPVRIRLLSHLNSYAAEMEPSPTPAGPLAFPAWPWSFFHSCPGLSAPSSQLTVLGRVPGPILPSASSLVYPIPALRTTPVRRAAGTVLPARRHVLPSRGASSTRRARPLERPAAPLPVAPNIRAARSSHMAPLVRSSSPVLPGILGSPAYVGVPAPRPSSPGAAGRPAGAVLCHSWVSEITEIGAF, translated from the exons CCAGATGGCCAGGCCGCTGTCCACCCCGAGCCCTTCGCAGATGCAAGCTAGGAAGAAACGCAGAGGG ATTATAGAGAAACGGCGCCGGGACCGCATCAACAGCAGCCTTTCTGAACTGCGACGCTTGGTCCCCACTGCCTTTGAGAAACAG GGCTCCTCCAAGCTGGAGAAGGCCGAGGTCCTGCAGATGACAGTGGATCACTTGAAAATGCTCCACGCCACTGGTGGGACAG GATTCTTTGATGCCCGAGCCCTGGCAGTTGATTTCCGGAGCATCGGTTTTCGCGAGTGCCTCACCGAGGTCATCAGGTACCTGGGGGTGCTGGAAGGGCCGAGCAGCCGTGCAGACCCTGTCCGGATTCGTCTTCTCTCACACCTCAACAGCTACGCAGCTGAGATGGAGCCTTCTCCCACGCCCGCTGGCCCCCTGGCCTTCCCTGCCTGGCCCTGGTCCTTCTTCCATAGCTGTCCAGGGCTGTCAGCCCCCAGCAGCCAGCTCACCGTCCTGGGAAGAGTGCCCGGTCCCATCCTCCCCAGCGCCTCCTCTCTGGTCTACCCCATCCCCGCCCTCCGAACCACTCCCGTGCGCAGAGCCGCTGGTACTGTCCTGCCAGCCCGGAGGCATGTGCTGCCCAGTCGAGGGGCATCTTCTACCCGGAGGGCCCGCCCCCTGGAGAGGcccgctgcccccctccccgtgGCCCCCAACATCAGGGCTGCCAGGAGCAGCCACATGGCACCCCTCGTGCGATCTTCTTCCCCCGTGCTCCCTGGCATCCTGGGGTCCCCTGCTTATGTGGGTGTTCCCGCCCCCAGGCCTTCTTccccaggggctgctgggaggccAGCAGGAGCTGTGCTCTGCCACTCCTGGGTCTCGGAAATCACTGAAATCGGGGCTTTCTGA